From the genome of Devriesea agamarum, one region includes:
- a CDS encoding ATP-binding cassette domain-containing protein codes for MWIREALLDPPPGARLGVALGWLRTGLLALAGLGVGATVDAALAGRSLLAPALLTLVAAILGALCGGVAEAVPLRIQGHQEQQWRRRVLEAALSEQGIQSTPARHGAGQGHHAGQGGHAAQGHHAGQGRHGDQSGEGQIIDAATVGVEKTAAYRAGFLGPTLAAFTAPLIVLVMWAIGIDIVSAAVLTGFVALVPIVIVVAGKRLRRPNHEYRRREASAASRYMEMLEGLGTMKVLGAVGRMREAFAESARSAMQELGTLLARNQRMIIVNDAVFGLLMSGVACLLILLRLADGAMSPGGAIAGLLMTVLLAEPIDRVGRTFYVGLAGRARRDQLDHLVHPSASEDLSSPKPVAMAGDVDTDAPDLELRNLSVQRGGREILREINLRIPAGSRLVIVGPSGAGKTTLLRALAGLHTVSGEILANGQPVHPTALRSLDSRVDQHPGILGTTVADNLRLVAPQATDDELRAALSKAHLWDEILAMPEGLNSPVGQQGSYLSGGQRRRLAIARAFLRDRPVLLLDEPTADLDRATEHRVRESLGDVSRGRTVITVAHRLSTTRDADLIAVIEDGHLTAWGTPAELASRPGYYAQALLAESENRDDFTPQPAKHPGRGEGS; via the coding sequence ATGTGGATTCGTGAGGCTCTTCTCGACCCGCCCCCAGGTGCGCGGCTGGGCGTAGCACTGGGCTGGTTGCGTACCGGCCTGCTCGCCCTGGCTGGACTCGGGGTGGGTGCCACCGTCGATGCTGCCCTGGCTGGACGCTCTCTGCTTGCACCTGCGCTTCTCACACTCGTTGCGGCCATATTGGGTGCTCTGTGCGGGGGCGTCGCGGAAGCGGTGCCACTGCGTATTCAAGGACATCAAGAACAGCAGTGGCGGCGACGCGTGCTCGAAGCTGCCCTATCCGAACAGGGAATCCAATCCACTCCCGCGCGGCACGGCGCTGGGCAAGGCCACCATGCTGGGCAAGGTGGTCATGCAGCGCAAGGCCATCATGCTGGGCAAGGACGTCATGGAGACCAAAGTGGCGAGGGCCAGATCATCGACGCGGCCACCGTCGGTGTCGAAAAAACTGCGGCCTACCGCGCAGGTTTTCTCGGACCGACCCTCGCTGCGTTCACCGCGCCACTAATTGTCCTCGTGATGTGGGCAATCGGCATCGATATCGTGAGTGCCGCGGTGCTCACCGGATTCGTGGCGCTGGTGCCGATAGTGATCGTCGTCGCTGGTAAAAGACTGAGGCGCCCCAACCATGAGTATCGTCGGCGCGAGGCGTCGGCGGCCAGTCGGTATATGGAAATGCTTGAGGGGCTCGGCACCATGAAAGTGCTGGGAGCCGTGGGCAGGATGCGGGAAGCGTTTGCTGAATCAGCTCGCTCTGCCATGCAGGAACTGGGCACTCTGCTCGCGCGCAATCAGCGCATGATTATCGTCAACGATGCGGTTTTCGGTTTGCTGATGAGCGGGGTCGCGTGCCTGCTGATTTTGCTGCGCCTTGCGGACGGTGCAATGAGCCCGGGGGGAGCTATAGCTGGCCTCCTCATGACTGTTCTGCTGGCAGAGCCGATTGACCGGGTGGGGCGCACCTTTTATGTGGGCCTTGCGGGGAGAGCTCGCCGTGACCAGCTCGATCACCTCGTACACCCCAGCGCGTCAGAGGACCTGTCGTCACCGAAGCCCGTTGCGATGGCCGGAGACGTAGACACTGATGCGCCTGACCTCGAACTGCGCAACCTGAGTGTCCAACGCGGTGGCAGGGAGATTCTGCGAGAGATTAACCTGCGCATTCCCGCTGGAAGCCGCCTGGTGATCGTCGGGCCGAGCGGTGCAGGTAAAACCACGCTGTTGCGCGCGCTCGCAGGTCTGCACACCGTCTCGGGCGAGATCCTCGCGAACGGACAACCTGTTCACCCCACAGCGCTTCGTTCACTGGACAGTCGGGTCGATCAGCATCCGGGGATTCTAGGCACCACCGTCGCCGACAATCTGCGGTTGGTGGCGCCGCAGGCCACCGATGATGAGCTGCGTGCTGCTCTGTCCAAGGCCCACCTGTGGGATGAAATCTTGGCAATGCCGGAGGGGCTCAACTCCCCGGTTGGACAGCAGGGATCATATCTATCCGGCGGTCAGCGGCGCAGACTCGCTATCGCACGAGCGTTTTTACGTGATCGACCAGTTCTGTTGCTGGACGAGCCAACTGCGGACCTAGACCGGGCCACGGAGCATCGGGTACGCGAAAGCCTTGGGGATGTCTCGCGTGGACGCACCGTTATCACGGTTGCACATCGTTTGAGCACGACGCGCGATGCCGATCTCATTGCGGTGATTGAGGACGGTCACCTCACGGCGTGGGGGACCCCAGCCGAGCTCGCCAGCCGCCCGGGATATTACGCGCAGGCATTGTTGGCCGAGTCCGAGAATCGCGACGATTTCACACCGCAACCTGCCAAACACCCCGGACGAGGGGAGGGGTCATGA
- a CDS encoding amino acid ABC transporter ATP-binding/permease protein — translation MTSHVRWLLGVAKPATRRLLGSVLARLLGHAIGAAMLALPAWAIGMLATGQAHGTGFAVKVTAVVVVLAVVKAACRYAEQLLGHLAAFGLMGEIRVWMIDRLIPQAPALTDGESAARLHTTAVQDVDRVEVFFAHTIAPAISAVLIPGASVCAAWVLAGWAPAVVLALVLAIGVIIPLVGAKGGREGARTVAAARLDIAHHLADSVRLRDDILSAEAVPLRVRHMGDLDTRLATELERRGRRAGRRHAANAARLWVGTLAVLLSGVVTLSHSADSLPGLLAAAALVAGTASCLDTIERLAGSLPAGLDATRRIRELAARAPAVDEPVTYEPSGGRVAHGPAPESQIEEPTAVVSLAPTDSSQPAVGGSQPLSPTLPSATPPSVAPPAAEFSAVSFAYPGREQPALDHLSLTALTGSVIGVVGATGSGKSTIARLLQRHWDPKHGNVQVNGSSLRVMGSQRVHQIVAVADQDPFLLDGTVADNLKLGDPHIQPVGMREALRIADLDLDLDAPVGRRGCLLSGGQRQRLALARTLVRAASNPAGIAASVLVLDEATSHQDPMTQARMVEKLKEVGATIVLVAHRLETLRNADNILVIERGRVVESGTWDDLVSAGGSFASLYSPTSARSSSAE, via the coding sequence ATGACATCCCACGTGAGATGGCTGCTCGGCGTGGCGAAACCGGCCACGAGGCGGTTGCTCGGTTCGGTCCTCGCCCGGTTGCTCGGGCATGCAATCGGGGCGGCGATGCTTGCGCTTCCAGCCTGGGCCATTGGAATGCTGGCTACCGGGCAGGCCCATGGAACAGGGTTCGCTGTCAAGGTGACGGCAGTTGTCGTCGTGTTGGCGGTGGTGAAGGCAGCCTGCCGCTACGCTGAACAATTGCTCGGGCACCTGGCAGCGTTCGGGCTCATGGGCGAAATTCGAGTGTGGATGATCGACCGACTCATCCCGCAGGCTCCCGCATTGACCGATGGTGAAAGCGCCGCGCGTTTACACACAACTGCCGTGCAAGACGTTGATCGGGTAGAGGTGTTCTTTGCCCACACCATTGCACCCGCCATTTCCGCGGTGTTGATTCCAGGTGCGAGTGTGTGCGCTGCCTGGGTGCTCGCCGGATGGGCCCCAGCCGTAGTTTTAGCGTTGGTGCTGGCTATCGGGGTGATCATCCCCCTGGTCGGGGCTAAAGGGGGACGCGAAGGTGCGCGCACTGTGGCGGCGGCCCGGCTGGATATTGCGCATCATCTGGCTGACTCGGTTCGGTTGCGCGATGACATTTTATCGGCGGAAGCGGTGCCGCTGCGGGTTCGGCACATGGGGGACCTGGATACACGGTTAGCAACGGAACTGGAGCGGCGAGGGCGCAGGGCCGGGCGTCGTCACGCTGCCAACGCTGCCCGACTGTGGGTGGGGACCCTCGCCGTGCTGCTGTCGGGGGTAGTCACGCTTTCTCACAGCGCGGACTCGCTTCCGGGACTGCTTGCGGCGGCGGCATTAGTGGCCGGTACCGCTTCGTGCTTGGACACGATTGAACGCTTGGCCGGGTCGCTTCCCGCAGGGCTGGATGCAACCCGACGCATCCGGGAATTGGCTGCACGCGCCCCAGCCGTCGATGAACCGGTTACTTATGAACCATCTGGTGGCCGGGTTGCGCACGGTCCGGCCCCTGAATCGCAGATCGAGGAACCGACCGCAGTTGTGTCTCTCGCGCCAACTGATTCATCTCAGCCGGCTGTGGGCGGATCTCAACCGCTCTCGCCCACACTACCCTCAGCCACCCCGCCCTCAGTCGCGCCGCCGGCAGCAGAGTTCTCGGCGGTCAGTTTTGCTTATCCGGGGCGCGAACAACCAGCGTTGGACCACCTGTCTTTGACAGCTCTGACAGGCAGCGTTATCGGGGTGGTGGGCGCCACCGGATCGGGGAAGTCCACTATTGCTCGGCTCCTACAGCGCCACTGGGACCCCAAGCACGGAAACGTACAGGTCAACGGTTCATCGCTGCGGGTCATGGGGTCTCAGCGGGTGCATCAGATCGTCGCCGTCGCAGACCAGGACCCATTTCTGCTCGACGGAACGGTCGCCGATAACCTCAAGCTGGGGGATCCGCATATCCAGCCTGTCGGAATGCGCGAAGCGCTTCGTATTGCCGATCTCGACCTAGACCTCGATGCGCCCGTTGGGCGGCGTGGTTGTTTGCTGAGTGGAGGCCAGCGGCAGCGGCTTGCGTTGGCACGCACTCTGGTGAGGGCCGCCTCGAATCCAGCTGGGATCGCCGCGTCGGTTCTAGTTTTGGACGAAGCCACCAGCCACCAAGACCCGATGACTCAGGCACGGATGGTGGAAAAACTCAAAGAGGTCGGGGCCACTATTGTGTTGGTCGCGCACCGCTTGGAGACACTGCGCAACGCCGATAACATCCTGGTGATTGAACGCGGGCGAGTGGTGGAATCCGGAACCTGGGACGACTTGGTCTCGGCTGGTGGCTCCTTTGCATCGCTGTATTCACCGACCTCTGCCAGGTCATCCTCAGCCGAATAG